A region of Clostridiisalibacter paucivorans DSM 22131 DNA encodes the following proteins:
- the tnpA gene encoding IS200/IS605 family transposase produces TVAPVDIVRKLKSISANEIFKGFPNLKKSKFWGSGLWSRGYYVGTAGTVSTETIQRYIQNQKLA; encoded by the coding sequence CAACTGTTGCACCAGTAGATATAGTAAGAAAGCTCAAAAGTATTTCTGCAAATGAAATATTTAAAGGCTTTCCAAATCTAAAGAAGTCTAAGTTTTGGGGTAGTGGTCTATGGAGTAGGGGATATTATGTAGGAACTGCTGGAACAGTATCGACTGAAACAATACAAAGATATATACAAAATCAAAAGTTAGCATAA